Proteins encoded by one window of Carassius carassius chromosome 30, fCarCar2.1, whole genome shotgun sequence:
- the LOC132110383 gene encoding dnaJ homolog subfamily C member 12-like — MESILSCRREDLEDYYGLLGCDELSTTEQIVTEFKVRALACHPDKHPENPRAVEDFQKLQEAKDVLTDEKKRKSYDLWLRSQIVIPFSEWQALSDSVKTSMHWASRSKKELMLEAAEDPAEEKPSESSLASTDPRFRWTGAAPSGLLHKFRNYEI, encoded by the exons ATGGAGTCGATCCTGAGCTGCAGAAGGGAGGATCTGGAAGATTATTACGGGCTTCTCGGCTGCGATGAACTCTCAACG ACTGAACAGATCGTGACTGAGTTTAAAGTGCGAGCTCTGGCCTGTCATCCTGACAAACACCCAGAGAACCCCAGAGCAg TGGAGGACTTCCAGAAGCTACAGGAAGCTAAAGATGTTCTCACAGatgagaagaaaagaaagagtTACGATCTCTGGCTCAGAAGTCAGATTGTAATCCCGTTCAGCGAGTGGCAAGCGCTCAGTGACTCCGTTAAAACA TCAATGCATTGGGCTTCGAGGAGCAAGAAAGAGCTGATGCTTGAGGCTGCAGAAGATCCAGCGGAGGAGAAACCGTCTGAATCCTCGCTGGCATCCA CGGATCCTCGGTTTCGCTGGACTGGTGCAGCTCCCTCAGGCCTTTTACACAAGTTCAGGAACtatgaaatataa